One region of Olleya sp. Hel_I_94 genomic DNA includes:
- a CDS encoding choice-of-anchor B family protein, which yields MKNISKTIKSFMLSLSILCFLIIYQSCSKDDENGTGTPVATIADADQDGIADNIDNCINIANPNQEDSDSDGIGDVCDDDLDNDGITNDFDNCPLTANPDQLDENNNGIGDVCETENAPLYPCIDGMAGPYPCNGYDLLGQINVFILSGSSNQEGSDIWGWTDPLDGKEYAIIGLSNSTAFVDVSDPINPIFLGRLNSSAGSSAWRDVKTYNNHAFIVADNVGSHGMQVFDLTRLRNVINAPQNFTADALFNDVGSCHNIVINESESVAYLVGCSSTNGGGPIFVDISDPTNPVNLGDYTAVGYTHDAQVVTYSGPDLDYTGKQIYVGSNGNTDQVVILDVTDKSNVIEISSFTYPQTAYAHQGWFTEDQKYFILGDEQDEQNFGFNTKTLVFDFTDLDNPIEHATYLGPTPAIDHNGYVKGNEYYLANYRAGLRVLDISNIASTTNSMTETGYFDTYPSSNSAAFNGVWSVYPYFESGNIIIGDIEGGLLIVRKSN from the coding sequence ATGAAAAACATTTCTAAAACAATAAAATCTTTTATGCTTAGCTTAAGCATCCTTTGTTTTTTAATTATATATCAAAGTTGCTCTAAAGATGACGAAAACGGGACAGGTACACCTGTTGCAACAATTGCAGATGCTGATCAAGACGGAATAGCAGATAATATTGATAACTGTATTAATATTGCAAACCCTAATCAAGAAGATTCTGATAGCGATGGTATTGGAGATGTTTGTGATGACGATTTAGACAATGATGGTATTACTAACGATTTTGATAATTGTCCTTTAACAGCAAATCCAGATCAATTAGACGAAAACAACAACGGAATTGGAGATGTTTGTGAAACAGAAAACGCACCACTTTATCCATGTATAGATGGTATGGCAGGACCATATCCTTGCAATGGTTACGACCTATTAGGACAAATCAATGTTTTTATATTAAGCGGTAGCAGTAATCAGGAAGGAAGTGACATTTGGGGTTGGACAGATCCTCTGGATGGTAAAGAATATGCAATTATTGGGTTATCAAACAGTACCGCTTTTGTTGACGTATCGGATCCTATTAACCCAATATTCTTAGGTCGATTAAACTCAAGTGCTGGATCAAGCGCCTGGCGAGATGTTAAAACTTATAACAATCATGCGTTTATAGTAGCAGATAATGTTGGATCACATGGTATGCAAGTCTTTGATTTAACACGATTAAGAAATGTAATTAATGCACCTCAAAATTTTACTGCAGATGCACTGTTTAATGATGTTGGTAGCTGTCATAATATAGTTATTAACGAATCTGAAAGTGTTGCTTACCTAGTAGGTTGCTCCTCAACAAATGGTGGAGGACCTATATTTGTCGATATTAGCGACCCAACTAATCCTGTTAATTTAGGAGACTATACAGCTGTAGGATATACACATGACGCACAAGTAGTCACTTACTCTGGTCCAGATTTGGATTACACAGGAAAACAAATATATGTAGGTAGTAATGGTAATACAGATCAAGTTGTAATATTAGACGTTACAGACAAATCCAATGTGATTGAAATAAGTAGCTTCACATATCCACAGACTGCTTATGCGCATCAAGGTTGGTTTACAGAAGATCAAAAATATTTTATTTTAGGCGACGAACAAGACGAACAAAATTTTGGATTTAACACCAAAACACTAGTTTTTGATTTTACAGACTTAGATAATCCAATTGAACACGCCACCTATCTTGGCCCAACTCCAGCAATTGATCATAATGGTTACGTAAAGGGTAACGAATATTATTTAGCTAATTACAGAGCAGGATTAAGAGTGTTAGACATTTCCAACATAGCATCTACTACTAACTCTATGACAGAAACTGGATATTTTGATACCTATCCATCAAGTAATAGCGCTGCTTTTAATGGTGTTTGGAGTGTCTATCCGTATTTTGAAAGTGGTAATATAATTATTGGAGATATTGAAGGTGGATTACTTATAGTACGTAAAAGCAATTAA
- a CDS encoding MbnP family protein, protein MKKTIALILLLAITFSCNEDMDDNTTLSASVNFKFTHDWNDTLINSSNLETETVTNANGEVINMVRFRYLTSKFKLTNTAGDTYSFEGFKFTDLAEEESYNFTPDINGIPSGTYTLSFVWGFDEEDNIDGAYPTLNTASWNWPEMLGGGYHFLQFDGMYNVDTPNPLPFNFHNGTARVEDGLFEQNFATITLDTPITITTETTIEVKMNIAELFTNPNTWDLNVLDTPLMPNYDAQKMMQENILSVFTIGEITQ, encoded by the coding sequence ATGAAAAAAACAATTGCCCTTATATTGCTTCTAGCAATTACATTTTCCTGTAACGAGGATATGGATGACAACACAACATTATCTGCAAGCGTTAACTTTAAATTTACGCATGATTGGAATGACACTCTAATTAATAGTAGCAATCTAGAAACAGAAACAGTTACAAATGCTAATGGTGAAGTAATAAACATGGTTAGATTTAGATATTTAACATCTAAATTCAAACTAACAAATACAGCAGGAGACACCTACAGTTTTGAAGGCTTTAAATTTACAGACTTAGCAGAAGAAGAGTCATACAATTTTACGCCAGACATAAATGGAATTCCTTCCGGAACTTACACTTTAAGCTTTGTTTGGGGTTTTGATGAAGAAGATAATATTGATGGAGCCTATCCAACATTAAATACAGCCAGTTGGAATTGGCCAGAAATGTTAGGTGGTGGTTATCATTTTTTACAATTTGATGGTATGTATAATGTAGACACACCAAACCCTTTACCTTTTAACTTTCATAATGGTACAGCAAGAGTTGAAGATGGATTATTTGAACAAAATTTTGCGACGATAACTTTAGACACACCAATTACAATAACTACCGAAACTACAATAGAGGTTAAGATGAATATCGCTGAGCTATTTACAAACCCTAACACATGGGACTTAAACGTATTAGACACACCTTTAATGCCTAATTATGACGCTCAAAAAATGATGCAAGAAAACATTTTAAGTGTGTTTACAATTGGCGAAATCACACAATAA